The DNA region TCGGGAAcaacatctccagcaccaccacgctGAGAACTGGCGCCCCCCAGGGCTgcgtgctcagtccactgctgttcactctgctgactcacgactgtgcagcaatgcCAACCACATCATCACGTTCGCGGACCACACgaccgtggtgggtctcatcagcaagaacaacgagtcagcatacagagaggaggtgctgcagctaacggactggtgcagagccaacaacctgtctctgaatgtggacaaaacaaaagagatggttgttgacttcaggagagcacggagTGAACACTCTCCGCTGAACATTGACGGCTACTCcgtggagatcgtcaagagcatcaaattccttggtgttcacctgacggagcacctcacctggtccctcaacaccagctccatagccaagaaggcccagcacatctctactttctgcgaagTCTGAAGAAAGTccatctcccacctcccatcctcaccacattctacagaagaactattgagagcatcctgagcagctgtcTGGTTCTGAAATTGCACCTCATCAGATCGCAAGACCCTTCAGCggatagtgaagacagctgagaagatcatcgggATCTCCCCCCCataccccccatcccccccaatcacagacatttacaccacgcCCTGCAGCCGCAAAGCCatcagcattgtggatgaccccacacacccctcacacacactcttcaccctcctgctgtctggaaaaaggtaccgaagcattcgggccctcacaaccagactgtgtaacagcttcttcccacaagccatcagactcctcaatacacagagactggactgatacacacacacacacacacacactctgaactgatCACCATCCCACTctcattgaaatatttgcacattcctgcattgacactgttgcattttttgctgctactgtactaTAAAAAATATAGTATCTAATTTATTATCgctatatacactttatatacactttacctggctgctaccactataactgctatgtccatgttttggtataaactaatctgctgaatactaagtcatagcgtgttatgtttacatttataccatttttaaattatattgttactccttggcacctatcttctgcactacctgttatatcagataCTTCCACAcaagaactgtgtactgtttagcgctacactgtcacttactgtacctattgtcctgttttagtagttactgtactgtcctgcgttgttagcacacgtctgcacgtgcactttatgtagaatgtttgtagatCTTACTTAGTTCTGtctcgtctcatgtggttagtgtgttgttttatgtagcaccatggtcctagagaaatgttgttttgtttcactgtgtactgtaccaattgtatatggttgaaatgacaataaaaccacttgaacttggaTAACATTAATAACATCCATTATAAGCAGGGTTTAGTATCGTGATCTCTTACCCATTGGTCAGTTGTGTACCATCCACCCATTTCCAGACCCCTTCCCTTTCTCTGTCACTCAGACCAATCCAACCCGCCTCACCTCTTCTCCACAGATCCACAAAGTCCTGGTGAGGAGTAACAACTCATTAGACATTCCAATAAACATTGTCCAACACGGGTCAGGGGTTACGAGCAGCACATTTTCCATGCAGTCCTTTCATGAATCCAGAAATGTTTACAGTTACAGAAAAAGCAGACAACAATATTCTAtaggattatatatataaatcttatAGTGTGGACCAGATAGACAACAAATACACATTCGGTGTTTATCAAACAagaacatttttgaaaatctTTCTCGATTCAGTTAAAAATGTTCTCTCTGACCTGTTCCTCTCTGCTGTTTATGATCACCAGGTCTGCTCCTTTTCCCTGGCAGTCGTGTCTGCTCTCACTCCAGCTCTTCTTCTCAGTAGAGATGTAGTAAATACTGGAGCTGAAGTATTTCCATCCTGGTGTATTAATGTTTCTCTCTGTCCAGACAGAAGATTAAAACACAAGCACCTTCATAACAGCACTGCATTATAaccactgaatatatatatatatatatatatatatatatatatatatatatatatatatatatatatatatatatatatattctatcaAGTGATTGATATTTCTCTCAGGTTTATGAACCCTCTGCAGGACCCTGGATGGAACCCCGTGAATGAATCCATGCAATGATTGGTGTGAATATGTAATATACTTCAAAGTGAACAAACAATCACATACTCAGTTGAGAAATCCTGTTCTGGAGTTCTTCTGTCTTCCTCAGAAACTGGTCTCTTTCTTCAGCTGATTTTTTATAACTGGTCGTTAACTGGTCTCTCTCAGCAGTCAGCTTTCTGTAACTGGTCTGTAACTGTTCTCGCTCAGCAGTCAGGTTGCTGCAACTGGTCTCTAACTGGTATCTCTGTGTAATCATGTTGTTATAACTGGTCTGTATTTGGTCTTTCTCTGTAGTCAGCTTGAACCACAGTATTGCGATGGCAGCCAGCAGAAGAACAATCAGCATCAGCAGACACACCACAGCCAGTCTGTAGCATCTATGTCCTGAGGTGTTTGGTTCTAAAGCCAGAAAGTACATTCATATGTATAATCTACATACCATGGTGTAATAATCCTTTGGGCTGTTATCAGGTGAAGTAGTCTgcgtataaatgtgtgtgtacgtacctGAAGTCATAGTCTCTTTATTGCTTCTGGTCACTCGCATTTCTATTACATCTTCATTCGCGTAGATATCTTCATACGAGTCCGTGCTATCGTTTAGATCAGCTGAACTGCTGTGTGCTGCAAATCTCGAGTTTTCATAAACTGATTTCATCATCTCTCTATAAAGACACTGGAACTACAATGAGACTTCAATCTGTTTTAAGCATAGATCTCTATCTCCACCGCAGCCCCCAGTTCTAAAGAACTCTGTGTGGTTTTGTACATATACTCTGTGTGTAAAAAAGGACAGGAAGTTGAGGTGAGAcaacatcatacatcatcaaaCACTTTTCAGAATTCAACACTCAAAacctttacatttatatcattatGCAGACATTTTCTGCCCAGAGCAGCTTATAGAAGTGCTTTATATTCTACATCATAGACCTTTCCTCATATTCGtaattgtacttttatttttactatacTGAAGTATCATTTTATGTCCGTATACTTTACTTGAGTATTATTGAAACCCAATACTTGTATTCTTATACTTGTATCTGTGGTGAAAAATGTCCAGGGTGTGATCAGGGTCATGAAATCATAAAAGGCCCTAATGCTCGTACTGAAGATCTTTTCAGCACACTCAGTACTGTTAAAGCATACAGTTGTGCGTGAGTAAAAACT from Ictalurus furcatus strain D&B chromosome 6, Billie_1.0, whole genome shotgun sequence includes:
- the LOC128609329 gene encoding C-type lectin domain family 4 member M-like, which encodes MMKSVYENSRFAAHSSSADLNDSTDSYEDIYANEDVIEMRVTRSNKETMTSEPNTSGHRCYRLAVVCLLMLIVLLLAAIAILWFKLTTEKDQIQTSYNNMITQRYQLETSCSNLTAEREQLQTSYRKLTAERDQLTTSYKKSAEERDQFLRKTEELQNRISQLKRNINTPGWKYFSSSIYYISTEKKSWSESRHDCQGKGADLVIINSREEQNIVVCFFCNFVTPHQDFVDLWRRGEAGWIGLSDREREGVWKWVDGTQLTNGFWGDGEPNSRGDEDCALSGYWAKSLPNWVDISCNDRYVWICEKKI